The sequence GCCTGTTTTTAAAGAGACTGATGATATTGAACATTTTTTAACCACTTTTGAGCGCTTAGCACAAGCTGCACAGTGGCCAGTGGAGACTTGGGGATTTCATCTTATCCCGTTGCTAGAGGGTAAAGCTAGAGCAGCTTATGTTGCTATGGACGCTGATGATGCTTGTGACTATTGGAAAATTAAAAGTGCAGTGTTGATGAAATTTGAAATCAACAAGGAAACATACAGACAGCGCTTTCGAGATTTGGACATTCGAGCTGAGGAGTCACCCAGGGAGTTGTACACCAGATTAAAGGGGCTGTATGAGAAGTGGATGACGCCGCGTGAAAAGACCAAAGAGCAGGTTGGCGACGTCATAATCATGGAACAGTACCTGAAGATGGTCAACCCGGAGCTACGCAGCTGGATTATCGAACGCAGTCCAGCATCCACAGAACAAGCAGTGACCCTCGCAGAGGCGTTCATCTCTGCCAGACAGACTGAGGTAGACTTCAGGCTGGGGGATCGTCGCAAGCAACATCACGCTGAACCCGGTAAGTCTGGGGATGGGTATGGTTGTGGTCCTAGGCCTAAAGTTTTTAAAACTTCTACCCAAAGTCGCTGGTATAGTGCAGGTGATGATAAAaccaaaagcagcagcagcagtagaccTAGCCCTGATAATTTTATCAGATGTTTTAATTGTAATCAGCGCGGTCATAAAGCCAACACATGCCCTAAAATTGGTAGTAGCACAAGTCAGCTCTGTTACATTCCTAGGGAGGGAGGAAGTTTTAAACTCCGGGAAAGTACTGAGGATGTAACTTTAACTGTTAAAATAGCTGGGAAAAAATGTACAGCATTGCTGGACACCGGGGCAAGTCAAACGTTAGTGCTAACCGACTGTATCTCAGAGACGCAGTTAAAACATACTGGTGAGCTCAGAGTTAAATGTATCCATGGCGACGAGCAGGTTTATCCCACTGCAGAAGTTCACATTGAGGTTAATGGTCAGATGTACTTACTCAATGTAGGCATAATGCGGAAAGCACCTTACGCTGTAATCCTTGGCAGGGATGTACCAGTTTTATTAGATCTTTTAGCTGACAAACGCAACTCAGCAGAAGCTATGTTAGTGACTCGGGCACAGTCTGGCGCTGCGGTACAGGAAAATGTAGCACTATTGAAAGAACTGCCATATGGGGAAACTCATAAGGGGCGTAAAACGAAGGCAGTCAGGAGGCAAGAGAAAGTCAGGGGTACACCCTTGGTGGAAAAAATTAAGCCTGTTGACTTAGACTCAGAGGAGTTAAAACTTGACGTGGCCCGGCAGCAGGCACAAGACCCCACGTTGAAGCCTGTATTCTTAAAATGCACTGAAGGTAAGGACGAAGGTGACAAGCAGTTTCTCGTTAAAGATAACCTCTTGTATAGAATAAAAGGTGACTATGAGCAGCTTGTTGTGCCAATAAACCTTAGGCATCAAGTGTTAAAACTTGGACACTCAGAGCCATGGGCAGGGCATATGGGCGTAGCCAAAACGTTGAGTAGGGTGGCGAGTAGGTTTTACTGGCCACGCCAATATCAGGATGTGGTTGATTTTTGCAAGGCATGTCCCGAATGCCAATTGACCGCACCACGTAAAATTGCAAGCAAGGTCCCTTTAATTACTCTGTCCATAGTTGACGTACCATTCTCGCGCATAGCCATGGACATAGCGGGACCGCTCCCAACTAGTCGCGGAGGAAATCGCTATATCTTGGTAGTGTGTGATTATGCAACCAGGTATCCTGAGGCCTTTCCGTTGAAGAAAATCAAAGCAAGACAAATCGTTAACTGCTTTATTCAGCTTATCTCTAGGGTAGGGATACCAAAagaggtgataactgatcagggCACTAACTTTACCTCGGGCTTACTTAAAGATGTGTTCAGGCTACTAGGGGTTAGGGGCATTAGGACCACTCCATTCCATCCACAGTCTGACGGGCTGACCGAACGGTTCATCCAGACTTTGAAGACCATGTTGCGCCGTTTCATCGCTGACACTGGGTCAGACTGGGACACATGGCTACCGTACGTACTGTTTGCGTACAGGGAAGTGCCTCAAGCATCCACAGGCTTTTCACCATTCCAGCTCCTCTACGGCCGTGAGGTGCGTGGCCCCCTTGACGTCTTAAAAGAAGCATGGGAAGAGAGAGACTCTGAACACAGACTGAATGTTCTTTCTCATGTGCTGAAAATGAGAGAGAAGATGGCAAAGATCACGGAACTTGCTCGAGGGAGCATGACAAAGGCTCAGTTGAAGCAGAAGACGTGGTATGACCGTAAGGCGAGGGATAGGGAGCTGAAGCCTGGACAGAAAGCTCTGGTCCTGTTGCCTACCTCCGACACCAGTCTTTTAGCCAAGTGGCATGGACCATATGAAGTGCTCCGGAGAGCCGATCGAACAACCTACGAACTTTCACTGCCTGATAGGAGGAAGAAGACGCAGACATTCCACATTAACATGCTTAAAGAATGGAGGGAGACGGACCACGGTGAGTCAGAGCAGCTGTGGGTGCGGGCCGTACATGATGAGGACGACACTGGAGAGCTGTACTTCCCGACAGCCGGCGGACCCGGTTCAGCTCCTGACTTGTTCCACCTGCATGAGAGACAGCGCGAGGAGTTGAAGAGCATCATTCCTGCCGGACTCTTTAGTGTAGAACCTGGTAGAACTGAGCTGATTCAGCACAACATACGGCTGCTGAAGAGTGATCCAATCCGCCAGACTAACTGTAGAGTACCAGCACGTCTGATCCCACAACTGAAGACAGAGGTGGAGATGATGTTGCAGGCTGGCATCATCGAACCTTCAACAAGCGAGTGGTGCAGCCCCGTAGTTCTGGTCCCCAAGAAAGATGGGAGTCTTCGATTCTGTATAGATTTTTCTAAACTGAACTCTGTTTCTGCGTTCGACCCTTACCCTATGCCCAGGGCGGATGAATTGATTGAGAGGCTGGGAAAAGCTAAGTACCTCACCACCATCGACCTGTGCAAGGGTTATTGGCAAGTTCCTTTGGATCCGAAGGCCAAAGAGCTCACAGCTTTTCGTGTACCTTCCGGCTTGTATCATTTCTCTGTGATGCCTTTTGGTTTGCATGGTGCTGCGGCAACATTCCAGAGGCTCATGGATGGATTACTAAAGGGTACGGAAGAGTTTGCTGCAGCTTACATTGACGATGTGGTGGTGTTCAGTGCATCGTGGGGGGAGCATGTACGTCATGTCCACGACGTTCTTATGAGAATCAGCAAGGCGGGGCTTACGGTCAATGCAACCAAATGTCACCTGGCCAAAGACTCTGTTTCATACCTGGGATATGTTTTGGGCGGTGGAGTCATTCGCCCACAGGTTGACAAGGTGGAGGCGGTGAGGAACAGTCCAGCTCCTAACACTAAACGGAGGGTGCGATCCTTCTTGGGTTTAGTTGGCTGGTATCGCCGTTTTATTCCCAACTTTTCAAGTAGAGCGGCAGTTTTAACAGACTTGGTAAAGAAAGACATGCCAAACAAGGTGAAATGGACCACTGAATGTGAGTTGGCATTTCAGGACCTCAAGAACTGCCTGTGCACTGAACCAGTGTTGCACAGCCCGGACTTCGATAGGCAGTTTGTAGTGCAAACAGATGCTTCAGGCTGTGGTCTTGGGGCTGTTTTGTTGCAAGATTTGGGGGGGGACTTGAAGCCCATACTGTACATCAGCCGTAAGTTATTCCCTAGAGAGCTAAACTACTCCACTGTGGAGAAGGAAGCACTGGCGGTGAAGTGGGCGTTGGACTCACTCCGTTACTATTTGATTGACACTGACTTTGTTTTAGAGACTGACCATCGGTCCTTACAGTGGATGTCGAAAATGAGAGATACTAATGCTCGAATAGCGAGGTGGTATTTATCTTTACAGCCTTTCAGGTTTCAGATACGGTACCGGAAGGGGGTGCATAACACTACGGCTGACTTTTTGTCTCGTCACAATGAGTAGTGACGAccggaaagggggggggggggggtgtgtgatgAGGCTAGCATAGAATGCTCATCACCAGTAGCAGTGTAATGCGTACCTTTTATTATCTGTCTGTAATACTTACCTGTAATGGGATGGCTCACTTCGGGGGGTAGGCCGTAGGGCCCACGGCTTATTCTGCTTGGGGGGGGGGAGTCCAGGAATCCTATTTTGAAAGCATAAGCTTGTAAGTGTACATATTTAAGTTTAACCGGTTTATAATGTTATCagctgattttttaaaaaaagaaactcacTTTGACCCACCTAAATGGGTTAGCTCACCTTGAGGATGGTTTGGTCCACATAGGGGGTGGGGCGAGACCCATAAGAAGGGCGGGAAAGGGGTTGCTGGGGGGCTCTGAGGTACTCACCTGTTGCTGCAGCAGAAGCACAGATCATTGAGTTAGAGCTGTGAGAAATGTAGCCTACTGCTTTTAGTCAGGCAACCATTTAATCcgttttgtttttgtatatactgtttttttttatatatatatatttttttgcacgtGTAAATAAAAGTTTCACTGCATGGATTGGATCTGCTGCTTCAGCTTGGTTCCTGTTCCCATACACCCACTGCTGGTCTGCACTACCCGGTGACTTCGTGTCTCCCTACACGGGAGTTCGGCGAGCATCGTCacaagaccactttagtttctctgattttgctatttataggtttatgtttgagtgaaataaacaaagttgttttattctatgaactacaaacaacacgtttctctcaaattccaaataaaaatattgtcagttagagcatttatttgcagaaaatgagaaattaataaaattaaaaaagatgctttcagaccttaaataatgcaaagaaaatgtataaaagttcatatttataaagttttaagagttcagaaatcaatatttggtggaataaccctggtttttaatcacagttttcatgcatattggcatgttctcctccatcagtcttacacactgcttttgaatcatccatcttcctcttgattatattccagaaattttcaatttggtaaaatcaaagaaagtcaacatttttaagaggtcttattttttagagctgtattgtTCATTGTTCAATTAGTTAAtcttaaaaccattaataatgtcttaactagtgtaaatgaaaaattaattaagACATTCTCGCATATGTTGTGTTAATTAATGTATCCTATTTGGATGCTCCCTAATTCTTTATTCATCGtgttccatggaagctaaagaaccctGTAGTGACCGGTGGACATGTGTGAGGGGTTTTGTGCATTAAATAATGTTTTGATTTCTACCAGACTTATCTGTTGGTAtctggtggtaatgccttctacaatgtattcccagtacatatGAGACATTGCactggatcaaggaatgttaaaagTCCAACCTACTTCAAAATTCCATCAATGTTCCATAAATCTGGTATCTACTATCAGGCCTAACTCTAACTTCCCTCCCATAATTCATGTTGCTTTGCTACAGTATGAGCatactggccagtgtttaaccacactcacaagataacacctcacatattatacaggtgtggatgttcATACACTAACATGTGAGTTACActgccaggccaaaaaaaaatcacactctaTTTAAtaggaccgcctttagctttaattgcggtatgcattcactgtggcactgtttcaataagcttctgcaaagtCACAAGATTTAtctcaatccagtgttgcactaATTTTTCACCatgatcttgcagcagcattgatgacgatagagtctgaccactgcataaagtcttctccagcacatcccaaagattctcaataagattaaggtctggactctgtggtgaacaatctgtgtgaaaatgatgatctcatgctccctgaatcactctttcataattccagctccatgaatcctgccattgttcatcttggaatatgactgtgtcattagggaagaaaaaaatccattgatggaataacctggtctatattcagtacattcaggtagtcagctgacctcattctttcagcacatactgttgctgaacctagacctgcagaccaattTACCAATCAAttttttaccaatttaccaatcatttacttacttaaatccaggtggcaacatttatttttggctaggcagtgtatTATTTCATGATCTATTTTCACACTTCTGTCTCGTGGCGTTTAACATGTCTGTGTATACTGTATAGCGGATGTGTAAACAAAATAACAGTTGTTAAAAATATACATTCACAATTATGGATGTGAGAAATGTTATACACCGACTCCTCTAAATATGGCTGCTTTGGCTTATGTTATATGTTTGACTTTTGTTATATGTTTGGATTATGTTACTGAGAATCAAAAGAGTACATTCATTTCATGTTCATCTACTAAAACATGATTTTGTTTTGAACAGTCAGGTGCCTCCAAGTGTTTCATCATTAAAAGAGAAGATAATAATTTATCAGATGACATATTTCTTTTTAGGTTCTAGTTTAAATTAAAGCAATTAATGTTGGATATTTTGTAACGAAGCAACGAGTAAAAACACTGCTGTAATAAACTAATCTGGTGCAGCTCAGAGGAAGAAGAGTTttctttttgagtcttggttctttttgagtcttggttcctctatTGGTTCTACCTCGTGTTCTTTGGGAGGTTCTTCTCTATTGTCCATTGCTTCTTCCTTGCTTATCTTCTTTGAGATGATCTCAGTTTCAGTCTTAATTTTTTCAGGGGATCTTTTCATGCTCTTTGACAGGTTCTCCTTTTAACACTTTTCAACTCTCTCATTGCTTTCTTTTAGTGCTGTTTTGTTTCCTCAGGCTCTTTGAAAGATTCTCTGTTTGAGTGTTGGTTTCTTATCAGTGGTTCTATCTCATGCTCTTTGGGAGCTCTGGGTTCTTCTTGGCTATTGTTTATGTTTTCTGGCCTACTCTTATTGGTTTGTCTCATTGGTATGTAAACAATACCATATAAATTAGTCTTTAGCTTTTATACCTCTGTAGGCAGATTGGCACAGCCAAATTGGTTACAGTAGTGTCTCTTTTTATACATCAAAAAGTTTAAATTCTGTCTCTTATAGACATCACAGAAAATTGGAATATCCAACCTTTTACAAGAAAAAGTGTAGAGAACAAACTTTAGTGTGGGCAGAATTCAGGTTACATCAGTTTTAAGGTATTTAAGTTTACAGTGGTGTCAAATGTGGTGTCAGAACCTATTGTTTCTGCGAAGAAAAGTGTCTAATCACGTAGGTTGCAAAAGTATTTGTACACCAGGACACGATTCTTACATCAGCTTCTCGAGAACAGAGAAATGACACAGTACTGATACAGATCAGCAAACTGAACAAAATAATCACTTACAGTACAAGTGTGCCACCTATTGTTTCTTTTTCTTAACGTTAGGCTACATGTGGCTTTTATCTTCTGGCCTCCTTTGTTTAAAGTTACTTCAGTTCTGTGAGATTTTAGATCAAATTTGGTACAGAGTCTAATATCCAGTTCCAGAAGATTCTGCAAATGTCGAACCCATTCTGTCCAAATACTAGGTGTTGGATCAGCATCGTCCCTATTTATACCCCGTCTTCTCAAGGTATACATGGAATACTGGAATATTTGAGTCGTAAACACAAAATCGATAAGAACGTTTCCATTTAGCAGCTCACATCATATACCTCTATGCTCTCCATGTTTGCCTGCTTGGGGCAGGATGGGCAGTGCGGGCGTCTAAACCCAAATAGCAAAGCCACACCCCCCAATACCTGCACCCAAGACCCTAGCCAGCCAAAATAGAGAGACCCAGCTGGCCGTAGGGTCAGGCTGGGCAGCTTGTGAATGTTGAGCTCCTGGAATTCAGACATGGTTGATGCCAGTTCCACCTCCAAGTCTGGCAAATGATGAGTATAAATGCCAAGAGCAGCCATACTCAGCACACCTGCTAGTGCCACCAGCAAGCCGCCACTTGCTGCAACGTTTCTGAGTGGAGTGTCCGTCCAGCAACGCAAGCCAATACTGGCCAAAACGATCCCAGCTCCACACAGGAAGAGGGAAGAAAGGACGAGACCCTGGGCAGCTCGGACACGGGAATCACGCTGggaataatcataataattagaaTTTATCATCAGAGTTGTTGATTTTTGATTAAAGATTAGTTTGGTTAATTTATGGCTGTTTATAAAACAATCTGATGCAAAACACTTCAATACTTCTCACCTGGTACGGTCCAGACACTGGCCAGCATTCCCTGAGCTCAGAGTGCTCCACCTGCACACAGCTTTCCCACAATCCATCAGAACGAAGCAGGAGGAGGTCTGCTGCTTTTCCCTGGCCCACAGCCCTTCCGACTCCACCTAGTCGAGCTTCACCTTCCCTCCACTGAGGCGTGATAGCTGCTGTGAACACCAGCACCAGTCCCAACGGGGCAAAGACGATGCCTGTCACCATGGAGGCTGGAGTGTGCATTGTGGGTGATGTGGTTCCTTAGAAAAGGACTGCTGGGCCAGAATGCATATTTGGATTTCTTGTAACTGTCATAAATCCTTTGAGCAAGAAGCAATAGTTTTCTAGAAAAGAGTTCATCATCAACAGTCTTACTGCAGGTCACAGGTATTGTAAATCCTTCGACAATAAAGCAGGTTTAAATCCAGTACCTTCAGGAAAAAAATATCTATGTAAAGATTCAGATTCAGGACAGTTTTAAGGTATGACAGACTCATTAAAAACTGACTGGAGATAAATTATCTTGTTTACAGCATCCTGCTTTTGAGGATGTTAAAATAGCAGTTCAgaaaagaaatgttaagaacattATCTTATTCGTATCCTGCTCTTTGAAATTGGAAATGTAACTTTTTATACAGGTGGGTGATGCAGTAATATTGTTTTCCTAAAAAAGGACTGCTAAGTCCTAAAAGCACAGTAAAAAATTGCTTCAGAAGAGTACCCTGCTCTTTGGATGACATAGATTAGTGAAAACAGTTCAGCTGTTCATATGTTATTGTGCAATATAAAAGGATTACCTAGATATTTCTGGTGCCTGCTATTCTGACTGGTAGGTCTATACAGGACTGCTATTTGCCGAGAAATAGAGCATTGATGTGTGCAGCAATATTCACAGAAATAGAGCTCCTCATACAGGAGGGTGATGCAGTAATGCTGTGTTCTAAAAAAGGACAACTAGGTCAGAATGCTGATTTGGATACTGTGATAAAACCCGTTAGCAAAAGAGGAAACAGATTTAGAGTTCATAATCATACTCTTAATACAGATTAAGGCTAAGGTAAATCTTTCTAAAAGGCAGATTTTGGATTTAGAGTCTTTGAGTAATAtagttaaataaacataaatgtgaGTAGGGAACTTGATTCAGAACAGTTCCCtgctctttaaactttaaatctttaAACATTTCCCCAGAAGCAGGATAAGAAATAGTTACCTGGATTCTACTGGTCTCCTGACTTCCAGTCTTGCAGGtctaaaaacaacaacactgaTTGGGAAAAAATAGTCCAGTTTAAAGCATTCTGCTCTTCTAATGAGTACTTCTAGTCACCCAGAGAAGGAACAATCAGGTGGCAATGTTCTTCGAATTTACATATCCTCGTCTGCTTGTGGTAATGGAGAACGGAAATGGAGCTCTTCTTACAGGTGGGTGATGCTGGGATGTTATGCTCAAAATAGAAAGTAAATATTATCACACAGAAGATTAATGTGCTCCTTCAGAGGAAAAGAGTTCAGCAAAAAAGGTCTTTACGAGTTCTATATCCTGCCATTCGAGAAAAACAATGCACCATCTGAATAATGATGAGAAAAAACAGCGTCCTTCACGATGAAGAGAGGATTCCTCACACTCGTGTAAAGAGAAGATTCCAGCACAAGCGCACAGAGTCCAGACCAGCGTCTGCAAGCACTTGAGAGGGAATTATTCCATGTCTTCTGTTTGGAGTCTGTCCGGCACGCTGTTGAAGTGTTCGGGGCTGTGGGTGCACGTCTCCAGCAGTCCGTCTCCGCTCCGAGCTTACATACAGAATGGCTTCAAGCATCCACCGTCGCCCCTGGCAACCGGGAGAGTGGAGCTGAATTTCTGCCTGTTGCTAAGAGACAGTAAGCTGGACGATCTTTTGGCAGCGCTCTTGCTGACACATTTAGAGCTTTCagttgcaagtgtgtgtgtgtgtgtgtgtgtgtgtaagtataagtgggtgtgtaagtgtgtgtgtaagtgtccTTGCTTATCCAGGCTTTATCAGTTGGGGCAGCGAGACAGACTGACCTTGGTTTTGTGCAATAGAGGTAGAAGccttgagtgtgtgcatgtgtgtgtgtgtgtgtgtgacagagagtgtgtgttctGAATTCTGAAACAGATTGTGTCCCACAGAGACAGACAAAACAATCtgatgtctcacacacacacacacacacacacacacacatttaaacacacagtcTTGCAAGCAAATGAGTAAAATTTGGCTCTGCTGAAAGCCAAGGACAGGAGGGTTACTGTGAGGAAATTGACAGAAATCAGACAATTTATTAAATTTTGATGGATTGCATGTTCTTCATAACCTCTACCATCTTTGTAGATGAAGCAATGAACAAGGGACGATGACGAACCTCTGAAAGGGATGTCAGAATAGAACATGCAATTTAGGATAGACAAACACTTCAACAAAACAGAGCTGCTGTACTTTTGTACCGGTTATCACACCATACCGCACTGTACCGTGTTTATCATATCCTACAGTACCGAACTGTAACATACATCCTCGTACCATACTACATTGTCTCCAACTGTACCGCTCACATATTTTACCATTCTACCATACCGTACcacactgcaacaagtcatatTACACCAAACCACACTTCATCATAAAACATCATAAGACTAAAAACTACCTCAAATTAAAAGGAAGGAACTTTGGGAGGAACCCACACTCAGTAAAAGGAACCCACACCCCTCTGATTGACACCGAATGCTGCAGAGCAGGGCAGCTTGAGAGTATGCAGCAGGGTAacagtaactcttggtcttttttttaggacagacctgatgagagccagtttcatcataacatcatTTTTGATGCAGAGTTCAGACTGACTGAActtaatttctttttgttttatttgcttagttgccataatatagattagaacattatttaaatagagctattcactgtatacctgtaacgctacctcttcacaactgtacaactgatgctctcaaacacattaagaggc is a genomic window of Astyanax mexicanus isolate ESR-SI-001 chromosome 14, AstMex3_surface, whole genome shotgun sequence containing:
- the cldn23l gene encoding claudin-23 — protein: MHTPASMVTGIVFAPLGLVLVFTAAITPQWREGEARLGGVGRAVGQGKAADLLLLRSDGLWESCVQVEHSELRECWPVSGPYQRDSRVRAAQGLVLSSLFLCGAGIVLASIGLRCWTDTPLRNVAASGGLLVALAGVLSMAALGIYTHHLPDLEVELASTMSEFQELNIHKLPSLTLRPAGSLYFGWLGSWVQVLGGVALLFGFRRPHCPSCPKQANMESIEVYDVSC